A region of the Polaribacter sp. L3A8 genome:
TGTATCTCTAGGAATCAGATCTTCTGGCTTCTTAAAGATGGTATTACTAGTACAAGAACCTAGAAAAATAAAAACAAGTAAATAGCTTAATTTTTTCATATTAGCGATTAAAAGTAAGACGTTTTCCTTTAATATCATCATTAAAAGCACCGTTGTTGTAGATTAAGTTTCCGTTGACAAATGTATGTGTTATAGTTGATGAAAATGTGGTGCCTTCAAAAGGAGACCAACCGCATTTGTATAAAATATTGTCTTTAGAAACAGTTTGCGACTTGTTGGTATCAATTAAAACGATATCTGCAAAATAGCCTTCTTTTATAAAACCACGTTTTTCAATTTGAAATAATTTAGCAGGATTATGACTCATTTTTTCAACTGCTTTTTCAATTGATATTACGCCTTCTTTTACTTTTTCTAAAACAGCAGTTACAGCATGTTGTACTAAAGGTCCTCCACTTGGTGCTTTTGTGTATACATTGTCTTTTTCCTCTAAAGTATGTGGAGCGTGATCTGTTGCTAAAACATCAATTCTATCATCTAAAAGTGCTTCCCATAAACCTAACCTGTCTTTTTCTGTTTTTACAGCAGGATTCCATTTTATATGCGTTCCTTTTTCATCATAATCTTTGTCGGAAAACCATAAATGATGAATACAAACTTCTGCAGTAATTTGTTTTTCTTCTAAAGGAATATCGTTTCTAAAAAGCTCGGTTTCTTTGGCTGTTGATACATGAAAAATATGCAATCTTGCTCCTGTTTTCTTTGCCAGTTCAATCGCTTTAGAAGACGATAAATAACAAGCTTCTTCACTTCTAATAATTGGGTGGTATTTTACAGGAATGTCATCTCCGTATTTATCTACAAACTCTTGTGTGTTTTTTCTAATTGTAGCTTCATCTTCACAATGTACAGAAATAATCATTTTTGTTGATGAGAAAATTTTCTCTAGAATTTCTTCATTATCAACCAACATATTTCCTGTAGAAGAGCCTAAGAATAATTTAATTCCGGCTACTTTTTTAGGGTCTGTTTTTAATAATTCTTCTAAATTATCATTTGTACCACCAAACATAAAAGAGTAGTTGGCATAAGAATCGTTTGCAGCAATTGTAAATTTATCTTCTAATAAATCTTGGGTCGTAGCTTGTGGTACTGTGTTTGGCATTTCAATAAAAGTAGTAATTCCACCAGCAACGGCAGCTCTACTTTCTGTGGCAATATTAGCTTTGTGTGTTAAGCCAGGTTCTCTAAAATGTACTTGATCATCTATAAAACCAGGAATTAAAAATTTACCTTCGGCATCAATAACTTCAACGTTTTCTGTTGCTTTTATGTTTGATGAAATTTCTTTTATCAATTCGTTTTCAATTAAAACATCACCTAAAAAAGTGTTGTTTTCATTTACGATTCTTGCGTTTTTTATTAAAGTTGATTTTGCCATGTTTTTTTCTTAAATATCCATTTTCATGTTAACTAAACTCTTTGTAAAACCAAAGCGTTCGTAAGATTTTATAGCTCCAGAATTGTTGCTATAAACATCTAATCTTAATTCTTTTAAATCTTTTTTTAAAGCCCAATTTTTTAGGGCTTCTAAAATTAAATTACTAATTCTATTTCCTCTAAAGGATGGTTTTACAAATATAAAACCAATATATCCGTGTTTTGGGTTTTTATGATAATGTTTAGATTTTTCTAATCTTAGGTATCCACAAGCAATCAATTCGTTATTAGAAACAGCAACAATTAAATGAATGTCTTTGTTAGTAATTAATTCTGGAATATTGTAATAAGTTATTTTACCATCACCTAAAAAAGGATCTAAAGGTCTTTCTGCTTTTATTACTCCTTGCTCAAATTCTAATAATGTTTCTAAGTCGTTTAGATTAGCGGTTCTAATAGAAATTTCACTCATGTTATTTCTGTTTAGGCAGTCCCTTTAGTTTCATTTTTATCACACCAAATAAAGCTTCATAAACAATGTTTCCACTCATTTTAGAGGTTCCTAAGGTTCTGTCAGTAAAAATTACAGAGACTTCTTTTATATTAAAACCATGTTTCCATGCTTTAAATTTCATTTCTATTTGAAAAGCGTATCCTACAAATTTTATCTTATCTAACTGTATTTTTTCTAGTACTTTTCTGTTCCAACAAACAAAACCAGCGGTAGTGTCATAAAGTGGAATTCTTGTAATAAAGCGTACGTATTTAGAGGCAAAATAAGAGAGTAATACTCTTTTCATTGGCCAATTAACAACGTTTACACCTTGTGAGTATCTAGAGCCTACAGCAACATCTCCACCTTCTTTTTCACAAGCATTGTAAAGGCGAACTAAATCTTTTGGATTATGAGAAAAATCTGCATCCATTTCAATAATATATTCGTAATTTTTGGCTAATGCCCATTTAAAACCATGAATATAGGCGGTACCTAAACCACTTTTACCTAACCTTTTTTCTAAAAAAAGTTTATTTGGGAATTCTAAAATTAAGTTTTCTACGATTTTTGAGGTTCCGTCTGGAGAATTATCATCCACAACCAAAATATGAAATTCTTTTTTTTGATTAAAAGTGGTTCTAATGATAACTTCTATGTTTTCTTTTTCGTTATAAGTAGGTATAATGACTAACGCATCTGACATAAATAAAATTTCATGTGGTAAGTAGACAAATATACATTATTTAATTACTAATTTTGTGTTAATCTTACCAAAACAGAAAAAGGTGCAAGCATTAGATAGAGTAGTTGTTGATAATAGTTGGATAACCATATTGTTGGTATGCTTATTAGCCTGTGTTTTTCTTTTAAGAGGTATAAGTGCGGTAAGGTTAAGAGGCTGTGCATCCTCTTTAATAAACAGTAATTTTGTTGAAACTGAAATTGAAGAGAATAGTTCTTTTTTTGATCCCTTTAAAAATATAATTTTCATTTTTTCTGTATTTGTTCTTTCACTCTTAGTTTATAAAATTTATGTGTTTTATAGTCCTTCTGCTCTTGAGGGGGTTTATGCTTTTTTTAAAATTTTTGGAGTTGTTTTTGTTTATTTTACCATTAAAAGGTTGTCAGAGTTGCTGCTTTCTTTTTTATTCATGATACATAAAAAACTAGATTTCTTTTTAGTCTCTAAGTCTATTTATTTGTATGCTATTTCTTTTTTAGTACTTGTAGCAGTGGTTTTAGAGGAGTATTCGCAATTAAACACCCTTTTTTTAGTGTATTTTTCTGGAGTATTATTTTCAGTTCGTTTTATATTCCACGGGGTTCGTAATAAAAAGCTGATTTTTAGCGAGTTGTTTTATTTTATTTTGTACCTTTGCGCCTTCGAAATAGCACCGCTATTTATACTGTTTAAATTGCTGTTTTAACTACAAAAAGAAAGCATATGAAAGTGAAAACGATTTTAGTATCGCAACCAGAACCAAAGACAGAAACCTCTCCTTATTTTGACTTGTCTGATAAACAAAAAGTTAAGATAGATTTTAGGCCTTTTATTCATGTAGAAGGAATCTCTGTTAAAGAAGTAAGAGGAGAAAAAGTGGACTTAAATAAGTTTACGGCTATTAT
Encoded here:
- a CDS encoding dihydroorotase — protein: MAKSTLIKNARIVNENNTFLGDVLIENELIKEISSNIKATENVEVIDAEGKFLIPGFIDDQVHFREPGLTHKANIATESRAAVAGGITTFIEMPNTVPQATTQDLLEDKFTIAANDSYANYSFMFGGTNDNLEELLKTDPKKVAGIKLFLGSSTGNMLVDNEEILEKIFSSTKMIISVHCEDEATIRKNTQEFVDKYGDDIPVKYHPIIRSEEACYLSSSKAIELAKKTGARLHIFHVSTAKETELFRNDIPLEEKQITAEVCIHHLWFSDKDYDEKGTHIKWNPAVKTEKDRLGLWEALLDDRIDVLATDHAPHTLEEKDNVYTKAPSGGPLVQHAVTAVLEKVKEGVISIEKAVEKMSHNPAKLFQIEKRGFIKEGYFADIVLIDTNKSQTVSKDNILYKCGWSPFEGTTFSSTITHTFVNGNLIYNNGAFNDDIKGKRLTFNR
- a CDS encoding polyprenol monophosphomannose synthase, which codes for MSDALVIIPTYNEKENIEVIIRTTFNQKKEFHILVVDDNSPDGTSKIVENLILEFPNKLFLEKRLGKSGLGTAYIHGFKWALAKNYEYIIEMDADFSHNPKDLVRLYNACEKEGGDVAVGSRYSQGVNVVNWPMKRVLLSYFASKYVRFITRIPLYDTTAGFVCWNRKVLEKIQLDKIKFVGYAFQIEMKFKAWKHGFNIKEVSVIFTDRTLGTSKMSGNIVYEALFGVIKMKLKGLPKQK
- a CDS encoding DUF4271 domain-containing protein codes for the protein MQALDRVVVDNSWITILLVCLLACVFLLRGISAVRLRGCASSLINSNFVETEIEENSSFFDPFKNIIFIFSVFVLSLLVYKIYVFYSPSALEGVYAFFKIFGVVFVYFTIKRLSELLLSFLFMIHKKLDFFLVSKSIYLYAISFLVLVAVVLEEYSQLNTLFLVYFSGVLFSVRFIFHGVRNKKLIFSELFYFILYLCAFEIAPLFILFKLLF
- a CDS encoding GNAT family N-acetyltransferase — protein: MSEISIRTANLNDLETLLEFEQGVIKAERPLDPFLGDGKITYYNIPELITNKDIHLIVAVSNNELIACGYLRLEKSKHYHKNPKHGYIGFIFVKPSFRGNRISNLILEALKNWALKKDLKELRLDVYSNNSGAIKSYERFGFTKSLVNMKMDI